The stretch of DNA TTGCCATCAAGTCTCTGCGGGCATCAAGCATGTCACACGAGATGGTAGAGGTCTCCACGGTTCCTGATAGGAGAGATGAAGGTGCATCCTCAAGGAAGTTCACTAGAACTGCTAGCCAACAAAGGAGTGTGATAATAGAGGACTTGCCACCCTCCCCAGAGAGCAATgaggaaaaggagaaagaagcAGAGGTCGCAGAGAAGAGGTGGAAAATTCTTGTGTGGAAGACAGCTGTTTACCTTATAACTCTTGGCATGCTCGTTGCACTTCTAATGGGGCTTAACATGTCCTGGACTGCAATCACTGCAGCTCTGGTTCTCCTGGCGCTTGATTTTACAGATGCACAGGCTTGTCTTGAGAAGGTATGCTCCTCAAATTTTGATCAATGCTAACAGAGTTGGCATACTTTTATTACAATGAATGGTGGTGATCATCTTCTTGACTTGCAGGTGTCATATTCATTGCTGATCTTTTTCTGTGGAATGTTTATTACGGTTGATGGCTTCAACAAAACTGGCATCCCAAACACACTATGGGAGTTAGTGGAACCATATTCAAGAATTGATAGTGCCAAAGGAGTTGCACTTCTTGCGGTGGTGATTCTTATCCTTTCAAATGTGGCCTCAAATGTACCCAcaggtaattttttttttcaaactgatATCTTTTGGGTACTCTTGGAAATATTATGAAGTACAATCATTTAATACTCTGCTTACGAAATCTGTTGCTCGTTCTTGTTTTTCAGTCTTGTTGCTCGGTACAAGAGTGGCCGCGTCAGCTGCCGCGATTTCTCATGATTCAGAGAGGAAGGCCTGGCTCATCCTTGCATGGGTCAGCACCGTGGCTGGGAACCTCACCCTCCTGGGTTCCGCCGCGAACCTGATTGTCTGCGAGCAGGCCAGGCGCGCCCAGTTCTTCGGCTACAACCTCACCTTCTGGAGCCACCTCCGGTTCGGGGTGCCGTCGACCATCGTCGTCGCGGCGATCGGGTTGCTCATCGTCATCAGCTACTGAATGCACAAGATAGTAAGTAGTGTACGAGATGCATAACGGATAAATCCATCCATCCAATAAGAAATTACATGTAAATTAGGCTTGTAACTCTTGCATGTGTGTGTCAGTATGTGTATGTCTCCGTCTGTGGTCTTGCTCTGCTAGTGCTAAGCTAAGGAACCGTGAGCAGAccagggttaacaatttcggcgaaatttcgccgaaaattcggaaaatttttcgtttccgctagttactgggatccgaaatttcggtatttttcggtatatttcgttttcaaattcaaaattcaacaaatttcgaccgaaattcaacgaaattcgccgaaatttaccgaaatttcggaacggaattccgtttccgctaaacaccgggatttgaccggaaaacgaaatggttaaccctggaGCAGACTGCAGATGGCTGACCGTGTAGCCTGCATTTTCATTCCTGAACGGAGGTTGCAAATAGGGTTAATGAAGAATGGTATGATAATCTGATTGCATTTCTGATGTTCAAATTTAGTCCGAATTTAATCCGATTGCAAGCGTTTAAATCGTTCGTTTCGGAAACTGAAGGTCagttgaaacttgaaattctgcTTTGAAAGCCCGAAACGTTCCGAAACCCCGACGAAGTTTGGGCTAAAACTCGAAGCAGCCCATCACCTTACTGGGCCAAAATTGGAAGCTGCCCAACACTGCCTAGTGCTTAGAAGGTCTCGGCCCCTGGAGAGCCGATCGAGAGACCCTTTGCCagttcccgccgccgccgccgctctcgccACCGTCAACGCCTctccctgccaccgccgccgctggataGAAGTCGCCAGTTCCACGAGACCACGAgcgcggcgccagcggcgggtgggaggctccgccgccgcgatggCGGTGGACGCGGACGGGCCGTTGATGATTGGAATTATTTCGTCTGCCGCAGCTGCGTGCGTGCACGGCCGCCGGCACACAGGTTCAAATTCGCGTGAATGCATGCACATGCCACGAGGTTTTGCAACTCTTCGATCCTTCTTTAGCACCAAGGCAAAAATGTGAGTGTCTGTGGTATAAATCACTCAACGCCCAAGGCAAAAATGCAATGGTTCCTAGCTAGCTGCTCGATCGATAGAAATGGTCATGCGCATGTCacattttcttcttctctttggcACCAAGGAAGGGGGACAAGGTGACGTGGTGCCTGATCATCGTCGACCCGGCGGTCGTTGCGACATCGATCGATCAAAGGCTACGAAAGGGTCCACACTGTGCATGCTGCCTGCGGCACAACGTTCAACCAGATCGGATGAGATACATGGGAGACAAGAGTATAGTCAGTACCAGGGTTTAACTTTTCGGcggaatttcgccgaaatttcggtttttttttcgtttccgctagttaccgggatccgaaatttcggtattttttgatatatttcgtttcaaaattcaaaattcaacaaatttcgtccaaaattcaccgaaatccaccgaaatttaccgaaatttcggaacgaaatttcgtttccgctaaacaccgggatttcatcggaaaacgaaatggttaaccctggtcAGTACCCATCGATCAGTAGCCTATACATGCAGTTCAGTTTTGACGCGCATCGATCTGATCTTAAGTCCATTATTGCATTATATAGCTTGTGTTGGATGCATGAGTTCATAAATATATTATATACTTAGATGGTGTAAAAGATAGAGGTTTCGGAAACACACAACAAAAAATAACTCTCGAATAACTATGGGCATGGGCCGGGACTAACTACAATTTCTCAAGAACCTGCAATGAAGATACTGGCTAGTAGTTTTCGATCGTCAATCTACTATATATATGTGGTAGTAGCGAGAAACaatcttggatgttgatctgtgATCCAAGATTCTTGAGACGGCGGTCGAACAAGAAATTGGTTTGAAGCACTCTCGAATCGAATAATAGCAGAATCAAAGCGCTACGATCAATATTGGTTGTGAACAAAACAATCGATCAGAGAAAACAACACATGATCATGGATGTGGCCTTATCTCAAATTCATATTATTCAATTCATAACAGTGGTCAACACCTCGAGGAACGGCCGAAGGGAGTAACAAAGGAGTAGGCACTACTACAACACCATTTAACTAATTATTAGTACAAAAGAAGAACACCAACGCGCGTTATACCATGAC from Panicum virgatum strain AP13 chromosome 9K, P.virgatum_v5, whole genome shotgun sequence encodes:
- the LOC120647307 gene encoding silicon efflux transporter LSI2-like isoform X2, with product MAVFPTVPFMPVGRTAGSLLGAMLMVLFRVISPEDAYAAIDLPIVGLLFGTMVVSIFLERADMFKYLGNLLSWKSRGSKDLLFRVCIVSAFASALFTNDTCCVVLTEFILKVARQNNLPPQPFLLALATSSNIGSAATPIGNPQNLVIAVESGISFGQFLLGIFPAMIVGVLTNAAILLLYFWKYLSVEKDQEGGQPEGPEVVADDEVTSHRFTPARMSHVSSLSPDDVDCISEPIIRSNSVSTSVNENLRSRSINSEADIQLAIKSLRASSMSHEMVEVSTVPDRRDEGASSRKFTRTASQQRSVIIEDLPPSPESNEEKEKEAEVAEKRWKILVWKTAVYLITLGMLVALLMGLNMSWTAITAALVLLALDFTDAQACLEKVSYSLLIFFCGMFITVDGFNKTGIPNTLWELVEPYSRIDSAKGVALLAVVILILSNVASNVPTVLLLGTRVAASAAAISHDSERKAWLILAWVSTVAGNLTLLGSAANLIVCEQARRAQFFGYNLTFWSHLRFGVPSTIVVAAIGLLIVISY